The genomic DNA ACCGTATACAATTGGCTCCATGAAGTAGTCGAATGTGAAGGCCGTGGCTCGAGTCGCAGCTAACTGGTCAGCATATGAGTCTGAGTAAGGGTAGTGCCACACTGTGTTTATTGCTATACCGATTTCACCTTTCTGAGTTGCCTGTGGAATGGATATACATAATATTAGGAGCTACATCATGATTCATATGCTGAAACAGCCGTTTTCTAGTACTGTGACGGTAGAGAAACAAACTCAAGCATAAATAATCATTGCTGAAACAGAGCAGACCAAGAACAGAGTAAAAACAGAGCAGATCGGAAACAGAGTAAAACAGAGCAGGggccacaaacacaaaaacaaacacgtAAAGAATTAAAGTATAGATCATGAATAGAGCAAACGTACCTGGTACTTTTCTCTGTAAATTTTGACGGCAGCTCCATGAGAGAGGAGGAGGTTATGGCCGACAATGTAAGGCTCGGTGGCTGCATCACCCCCGGTGCAATCAGGTTTAGTGAAATTGGAACATCTACCAGGTGCCTTTTGACCTGTTATATAACCTTCATGTACAACTGTATAAGGCTCGTTCAGTGTCATCCACTGCTTCACTCTATCTCCAAACTTCTGGAAACAAAGTTCTGCATAGTCTCGGAAATCATCTCTGTTTCATCATTACCaaaagatcaacaacaacaacaacaaaaactctttCTTAATAATACTTTTGCATGTCGTAATCTTATCATATATAGAGATCTTAAATAAATGGAAACTTACACAATCTCGGCTCCTAGGAAGCCACCGTAAGCATCTTCGAGTGTCTGGGGTAAATCCCAGTGAAAGAGTGTGACATATGGCTTCACACCTAACACATGTACAATAACATTAAATGTTGCCTTCTTGACAAATGTTAAACTACCCCCCTCAACTTGTATTAAAAGCAAAAGGCCTCTCTACTAGTACTAATCTTTACAATAGACTGAGAAGCAGAGAAGCATTACCTTTAGAAAGAAGTTGATTAATCAAGTTGTTGTAATAATCAATTCCAGCCTGGTTGATTCCTCCCTTTAGAGTCCCAcctaataaaatacaaaatgagAACATTTTACTAATATCCTCATGAAGAACTATAACAACTCTTACAAAGATTTGATCGGATCGATATCTTACGAGGCAAAATCCGTGACCATGAGATCGAGAACCGGTAAGCATCAAAGCCAATTTCTTGCAGCAAACTCACATCTTCCTGGTTTCCATGAAGAACAAATGTAATGCATGTTGGATgtgttaattgatttttttttttttttttgcttttgagtGTAGAAGAAAAATACCTTGTAAAGGTTGTACGAATCATCCGCAATGGACCCGTTACTACCATCCAATATCttatcttcaaaatatttattaaacggaaaatttcaatatcaagaaaaagaaagaagtatcAAGAAGAGGTCATCATCAATCTATTTTTGCTATGAACACAATGATAAAAGCAGATTCAtacatataaaccaaaaaaagactCCAACATTTTAAGTCTTGAATGATTAAAgagatcccaaaaaaaaagtttctagttaggaaaaaaaaacctggTAAATTTTCAGAGAAGGAGTCCCAGATACTTGGACCTCTACCATCTTCATGAGCAGCACCTTCACACTGCAAAATCGAAAAACTTcaacaaaaagatacaaaagaagaagaagaagaagaagtaaataagAAGCAAACCTGATAGGCAGAAGTTGCAGATCCAAAAATGAAATCTTCAGGGAAATCATTTCTGCTTAATATAGGCCTTGAGGAATGCTTCTTAGCGGAAACTCCAATGCAGGTCAGGGTAATGAGCAACAGTAAACTGATAAATTTACTTCCCATTGCtgtgaaaaaaagaagactaattcaatgtttagttttgtttataaatgATATTTGGTTGTGAGACCAAACTTTATAGAAGAAAGGGAAATGTTTAGATTTTGATTATCTCTCCtatctataaatagagttgttggagggagagagagagagtgtagcACCTAGCCACCTAGCAACATCCATGCCCTTATTTAATAGTAGTAATTGATTTCTTATAATAATCAATTTTCTAATTGTTGCAAAAAATCTTATCATGTAAACTTTATTGTGAAAAAGGAATAAGACTATTAGTTAATCAAAAGCTGACTCATcacattaagaaaaatattcgAAAGCAAATACAAAAGTGAGAATtcagaaaacatatatatatatattgccctGAAAATAAGTCTCTGATGACgataacaatatttttgtttcacaccattaacacgaaaaaaaaaagacgaaattgtcaataaaattatagaatttttaaCATATGTGcattattttagaattttctatgctttgattttggtttagtcTATTAATTGAAATGTATATCGTGTATAAAACTTGTTGCGTGAAACAGGTGGACACGATTATTTTGGTCAAcgtaa from Camelina sativa cultivar DH55 chromosome 7, Cs, whole genome shotgun sequence includes the following:
- the LOC104699900 gene encoding beta-glucosidase 16 isoform X1; this encodes MGSKFISLLLLITLTCIGVSAKKHSSRPILSRNDFPEDFIFGSATSAYQCEGAAHEDGRGPSIWDSFSENLPDKILDGSNGSIADDSYNLYKEDVSLLQEIGFDAYRFSISWSRILPRGTLKGGINQAGIDYYNNLINQLLSKGVKPYVTLFHWDLPQTLEDAYGGFLGAEIVDDFRDYAELCFQKFGDRVKQWMTLNEPYTVVHEGYITGQKAPGRCSNFTKPDCTGGDAATEPYIVGHNLLLSHGAAVKIYREKYQATQKGEIGIAINTVWHYPYSDSYADQLAATRATAFTFDYFMEPIVYGRYPIEMVSHVKDGRLPTFTPEESEMLKGSYDFIGLNYYSSLYAQDVPCATENITMTTDACVSVVGERNGVPIGPTAGSDWLFIYPEGIRNLLLHAKTKYNDPILYITENGVDERNIGKIFLDDDLRIDYYAHHLKMVSDAISIGVNVKGYFAWSLMDNFEWSEGYTVRFGLVFVDFEDGRKRYTKKSAKWFRKLLKGEPNGTKQQVASI
- the LOC104699900 gene encoding beta-glucosidase 16 isoform X2, with the protein product MISLKISFLDLQLLPISVKVLLMKMVEVQVSGTPSLKIYQEDVSLLQEIGFDAYRFSISWSRILPRGTLKGGINQAGIDYYNNLINQLLSKGVKPYVTLFHWDLPQTLEDAYGGFLGAEIVDDFRDYAELCFQKFGDRVKQWMTLNEPYTVVHEGYITGQKAPGRCSNFTKPDCTGGDAATEPYIVGHNLLLSHGAAVKIYREKYQATQKGEIGIAINTVWHYPYSDSYADQLAATRATAFTFDYFMEPIVYGRYPIEMVSHVKDGRLPTFTPEESEMLKGSYDFIGLNYYSSLYAQDVPCATENITMTTDACVSVVGERNGVPIGPTAGSDWLFIYPEGIRNLLLHAKTKYNDPILYITENGVDERNIGKIFLDDDLRIDYYAHHLKMVSDAISIGVNVKGYFAWSLMDNFEWSEGYTVRFGLVFVDFEDGRKRYTKKSAKWFRKLLKGEPNGTKQQVASI